A DNA window from Hoplias malabaricus isolate fHopMal1 chromosome 5, fHopMal1.hap1, whole genome shotgun sequence contains the following coding sequences:
- the calcoco1a gene encoding calcium-binding and coiled-coil domain-containing protein 1 isoform X1: MNNTRTDSLAMEKAWKVEFRNVGSSYFPQSRVECHYSISSQHSWASNDWIGLFKVGWSSVRDYHTFVWALAPSSYTEGTEVNCCVHFQACYLPGSGSDQYQFVYVDGKGEVCSHSSAFTFTAPEPLQELVTLEQGEGGGEEGEDMLLVIPKAELLQSRLEECLEERAGLRQALEAAEISLSRERERGDKVKETWEKKQRELEREIADLQDELKQATEQVQKMKKKQEGMEALAEALQEEKQALLIKKASGEERISQLEEDIRVLTQRGLERETDLERMKERAKKATAQKKEEESERKDLKLKLEQTEKELHSLSAEFQSLRSSLAQRDTHALQLRDTITTLTHKLNNAHRKEAANESALSDLRGIQERLAASERCVETLRAELRELGAQRDGAQAELHQARLQAAQLTLQLADSSLALREGRASWAQERESLQASAEMNRVRLERLNDEIQQKEELLQEERMERQKAEVELGREKDCNRVQLSETRRELQELKASLRVAQKEKEHLQTEKQEVIEYIRQLEQRLEALSESKWSATALLQSRPDSPLSDSEDENPEALQGSSRALSHYGLCEQPQTDLLLPATPPPSPRHLHTSHTVVISQPAPLCSPHQPSNDTHAHSSESEEEYEVAHSGGNSSGEETALLLPDHKDNALGDLAESLMW; the protein is encoded by the exons atgaacaatacacgtact GACTCTTTGGCGATGGAGAAGGCCTGGAAGGTGGAGTTTCGAAACGTGGGCAGCAGCTACTTCCCTCAGAGCCGAGTGGAATGTCACTACAGTATCAGTTCTCAGCACAGCTGGGCCAGCAATGACTGGATTGgcctttttaag GTGGGCTGGTCTTCTGTAAGGGACTACCATACGTTTGTATGGGCTCTGGCTCCATCCAGTTACACAGAAGGGACCGAAGTCAACTGCTGCGTCCACTTCCAAG CCTGTTATCTGCCAGGATCCGGGTCTGATCAGTATCAGTTTGTGTATGTGGACGGTAAAGGTGAGGTGTGCTCTCACAGCTCTGCCTTCACCTTCACTGCCCCTGAGCCTCTGCAGGAGCTGGTCACTCTGGAGCAGGGAGAGGGGGGCGGTGAGGAGGGGGAGGACATGCTGTTGGTCATCCCCAAAGCTGAGCTACTGCAG AGCCGACTGGAGGAGTGTTTGGAGGAGAGGGCCGGGCTGCGTCAGGCTCTGGAGGCAGCTGAAATAAGCCTCAGTCGGGAACGAGAACGCGGGGACAAGGTCAAAGAGACCTGGGAGAAGAAGCAAAGAGAGCTGGAGCGAGAGATCGCCGACCTGCAGGACGAGCTCAAGCAGGCCACAGAGCAAGTgcagaagatgaagaagaagcagGAG gggaTGGAGGCTCTAGCCGAGGCTCTGCAGGAAGAGAAGCAGGCTCTCCTAATTAAGAAAGCTTCTGGCGAGGAGAGGATCAGTCAGCTGGAAGAGGACATCAGAGTGCTGACACAGAGAggcctggagagagagacagacttggAAAG GATGAAAGAGCGTGCAAAGAAAGCAACAGCTCAGAAGAAGGAAGAGGAGAGTGAACGCAAGGACCTTAAG ctGAAGCTGGAGCAAACGGAAAAAGAGCTGCACAGTCTGTCTGCAGAATTCCAGAGTCTGCGGAGCTCGCTCGCCCAGAGAGACACTCATGCCCTGCAGCTGCGAGACACCatcaccacactcacacacaaactcaacaATGCACACAGGAAGGAg gctGCCAATGAGTCGGCTCTGTCAGACCTGCGGGGAATACAGGAGCGACTGGCTGCTAGTGAGCGCTGTGTGGAGACTCTGAGGGCCGAGCTGAGGGAGCTGGGGGCTCAGCGAGACGGGGCTCAGGCCGAGCTACACCAGGCCAGGCTGCAGGCAGCACAGCTCACCTTGCAACTCGCAGACAGCAGCTTGGCTCTGAGAGAGGGCCGGGCGAGTTGGGCCCAGGAGAGGGAGAGCCTGCAGGCCAGCGCTGAG ATGAACAGGGTGCGTCTGGAGAGGCTGAATGATGAGATCCAGCAGAAGGAAGAGCTGTTGCAGgaggagagaatggagagacaGAAGGCTGAGGTGGAGCTGGGACGAGAGAAAGACTGCAACCGG GTGCAGCTGAGTGAGACTCGGAGGGAGCTCCAGGAGCTGAAGGCCAGTCTCAGAGTGGCTCAGAAAGAAAAGGAGCACCTGCAGACTGAGAAACAG gaggtgATTGAGTACATCCGGCAGCTGGAGCAGAGGCTGGAGGCGCTGAGTGAATCCAAATGGAGCGCGACTGCACTGCTGCAGA GCCGTCCAGACAGTCCTCTTTCGGACTCGGAGGATGAGAATCCAGAGGCTCTCCAGGGCTCCTCCAGGGCTCTGAGCCACTACGGCCTGTGTgaacagccccagactgacctCTTGCTGCCTGCAACGCCTCCTCCCTCCCCCCGACATCTCCACACCTCTCACACAGTGGTCATCAGCCAGCCAGCCCCTCTGTGCTCCCCACACCAGCCCAGCAACGACACGCACGCGCACAGTTCTGAGTCG GAAGAGGAGTATGAGGTTGCTCATTCAGGAGGAAACAGCTCCGGAGAAGAGACAGCCCTCCTCCTGCCTGACCACAAAGACAATGCTCTCGG TGACCTGGCAGAGAGCCTCATGTGGTGA
- the calcoco1a gene encoding calcium-binding and coiled-coil domain-containing protein 1 isoform X2, which produces MEKAWKVEFRNVGSSYFPQSRVECHYSISSQHSWASNDWIGLFKVGWSSVRDYHTFVWALAPSSYTEGTEVNCCVHFQACYLPGSGSDQYQFVYVDGKGEVCSHSSAFTFTAPEPLQELVTLEQGEGGGEEGEDMLLVIPKAELLQSRLEECLEERAGLRQALEAAEISLSRERERGDKVKETWEKKQRELEREIADLQDELKQATEQVQKMKKKQEGMEALAEALQEEKQALLIKKASGEERISQLEEDIRVLTQRGLERETDLERMKERAKKATAQKKEEESERKDLKLKLEQTEKELHSLSAEFQSLRSSLAQRDTHALQLRDTITTLTHKLNNAHRKEAANESALSDLRGIQERLAASERCVETLRAELRELGAQRDGAQAELHQARLQAAQLTLQLADSSLALREGRASWAQERESLQASAEMNRVRLERLNDEIQQKEELLQEERMERQKAEVELGREKDCNRVQLSETRRELQELKASLRVAQKEKEHLQTEKQEVIEYIRQLEQRLEALSESKWSATALLQSRPDSPLSDSEDENPEALQGSSRALSHYGLCEQPQTDLLLPATPPPSPRHLHTSHTVVISQPAPLCSPHQPSNDTHAHSSESEEEYEVAHSGGNSSGEETALLLPDHKDNALGDLAESLMW; this is translated from the exons ATGGAGAAGGCCTGGAAGGTGGAGTTTCGAAACGTGGGCAGCAGCTACTTCCCTCAGAGCCGAGTGGAATGTCACTACAGTATCAGTTCTCAGCACAGCTGGGCCAGCAATGACTGGATTGgcctttttaag GTGGGCTGGTCTTCTGTAAGGGACTACCATACGTTTGTATGGGCTCTGGCTCCATCCAGTTACACAGAAGGGACCGAAGTCAACTGCTGCGTCCACTTCCAAG CCTGTTATCTGCCAGGATCCGGGTCTGATCAGTATCAGTTTGTGTATGTGGACGGTAAAGGTGAGGTGTGCTCTCACAGCTCTGCCTTCACCTTCACTGCCCCTGAGCCTCTGCAGGAGCTGGTCACTCTGGAGCAGGGAGAGGGGGGCGGTGAGGAGGGGGAGGACATGCTGTTGGTCATCCCCAAAGCTGAGCTACTGCAG AGCCGACTGGAGGAGTGTTTGGAGGAGAGGGCCGGGCTGCGTCAGGCTCTGGAGGCAGCTGAAATAAGCCTCAGTCGGGAACGAGAACGCGGGGACAAGGTCAAAGAGACCTGGGAGAAGAAGCAAAGAGAGCTGGAGCGAGAGATCGCCGACCTGCAGGACGAGCTCAAGCAGGCCACAGAGCAAGTgcagaagatgaagaagaagcagGAG gggaTGGAGGCTCTAGCCGAGGCTCTGCAGGAAGAGAAGCAGGCTCTCCTAATTAAGAAAGCTTCTGGCGAGGAGAGGATCAGTCAGCTGGAAGAGGACATCAGAGTGCTGACACAGAGAggcctggagagagagacagacttggAAAG GATGAAAGAGCGTGCAAAGAAAGCAACAGCTCAGAAGAAGGAAGAGGAGAGTGAACGCAAGGACCTTAAG ctGAAGCTGGAGCAAACGGAAAAAGAGCTGCACAGTCTGTCTGCAGAATTCCAGAGTCTGCGGAGCTCGCTCGCCCAGAGAGACACTCATGCCCTGCAGCTGCGAGACACCatcaccacactcacacacaaactcaacaATGCACACAGGAAGGAg gctGCCAATGAGTCGGCTCTGTCAGACCTGCGGGGAATACAGGAGCGACTGGCTGCTAGTGAGCGCTGTGTGGAGACTCTGAGGGCCGAGCTGAGGGAGCTGGGGGCTCAGCGAGACGGGGCTCAGGCCGAGCTACACCAGGCCAGGCTGCAGGCAGCACAGCTCACCTTGCAACTCGCAGACAGCAGCTTGGCTCTGAGAGAGGGCCGGGCGAGTTGGGCCCAGGAGAGGGAGAGCCTGCAGGCCAGCGCTGAG ATGAACAGGGTGCGTCTGGAGAGGCTGAATGATGAGATCCAGCAGAAGGAAGAGCTGTTGCAGgaggagagaatggagagacaGAAGGCTGAGGTGGAGCTGGGACGAGAGAAAGACTGCAACCGG GTGCAGCTGAGTGAGACTCGGAGGGAGCTCCAGGAGCTGAAGGCCAGTCTCAGAGTGGCTCAGAAAGAAAAGGAGCACCTGCAGACTGAGAAACAG gaggtgATTGAGTACATCCGGCAGCTGGAGCAGAGGCTGGAGGCGCTGAGTGAATCCAAATGGAGCGCGACTGCACTGCTGCAGA GCCGTCCAGACAGTCCTCTTTCGGACTCGGAGGATGAGAATCCAGAGGCTCTCCAGGGCTCCTCCAGGGCTCTGAGCCACTACGGCCTGTGTgaacagccccagactgacctCTTGCTGCCTGCAACGCCTCCTCCCTCCCCCCGACATCTCCACACCTCTCACACAGTGGTCATCAGCCAGCCAGCCCCTCTGTGCTCCCCACACCAGCCCAGCAACGACACGCACGCGCACAGTTCTGAGTCG GAAGAGGAGTATGAGGTTGCTCATTCAGGAGGAAACAGCTCCGGAGAAGAGACAGCCCTCCTCCTGCCTGACCACAAAGACAATGCTCTCGG TGACCTGGCAGAGAGCCTCATGTGGTGA